The window gaagggggccgcGGGCGAGGCGCCGGCCCCGGAGCCGCAGCCACCGCAGCACAAGCCCCTGGACGACGTCTACAGCCTTTTCTTCGCCAACAACAACTGGTACTTCTTCCTGCGCCTCCATCAGACCCTGTGCTCCAGGCTACTGAAGATCTACCGCCAGGCGCAGAAGCAGCTCCTGGAGTACCGCacggagaaggagagggagaagctGCTGTGCGAGGGCCGCCGTGAGAAGGGCAACGACCCCGCCATGGAGCTGCGGCTGAAGCAGCCGAGTGAGCCCCAGGGCCTGCCCCCTGGGCGCCGGGAGGGGAGACGCCTGCCCTGAGGGAGCCTGGGGCGGGAGCCGCGCGTGTGAACCCCGCGGCCTTCCCCGCGGCAGCTGTGTGAGCCGCACCCGCAGTGACCAGGGTGCCGCCCGCAGGTGAAGTGGAGCTGGAAGAGTACTACCCAGCCTTCCTGGACATGGTGCGGAGCCTGCTGGAGGGCAGCATCGACCCCACGCAGTATGAGGACACGCTGCGCGAGATGTTCACCATCCACGCCTACGTGGGCTTCACCATGGACAAGCTGGTGCAGAGCATCGCCCGGCAGGTGAGCGGGCAGCCGCGCCGGGCCCTTTCCTTCACTCCTGTGCTGCGGTTGGCCCCGTGATTGGCAGCTTTTCTTCACTTTCAGTTAAGGTAGAGTTCATGTAACGTAAAATTCACCATTCTTAAGTGAATCTTTCAGTGGAACTTAGTACATTTATAGTGTGCAGTTGTTACCTGCCTAGTTCTAGAACATTCCCGTAGTCCCCCAAGGAAACCCCGTCCCCACTGGCAGTCACTCCCCACCCTTCCTCTCCCAGCCCTTTTCTCTCTGCGGATGTGCCTGTTTGGACATTTCACGTAGACGGACTCGGGCAACAGGGTGGCCTCTGGCGTCTAGCTGCTCGCTCTTGGCATTGTGTTTTCAAGATTTATCCACGTTGTAGCACGTGGCGGTCCTTTTTTTGAATACCTGTTAATTTGGCTACATTGGGTCGTAgtcgtggcacacaggatcttcaccGAGTCTCCGGGACTCCCTAGTTGTGTtgcgtgggctcagttgcttTGAGGcacgtgtgatcttagttccccgacaagggatcaaacccacgtcccctgcattgcaaggcagattgttaaccactggaccagggaagtcccagcgcGTTCTTCGTTTTTATGCCCAAATGGCATTTCATAATGTGGATGGAGTGCATTCTGTGctcccattcatccatcagtggacactagGGTTGCGTCTGCCTTTCGGCGGTGGTGACCAGTGCTGCCGTGCACACGCGTGTGTGCGAGGAGATGTTGGCGCTCCTGTTGACAGACCTTTCGTGAGGGGAGTTTAGCAACCTGTAAAGAGCCTTAGCTCTCTTCTGAGGGGACTGGCGATGATGTGCCTCAGCATCGCCCACGGCTGAACGACAGCAAGAGGAAATTGGTCACATAATATAAACAGCAAAGCCCCGGGCTAGTCCAGTGTGGTCCTGGACCGTTTTGGGGAGCACTCTTGTTTTTTGCCGTGACTTTGGTTTCCTGGTTGTCAAGTGAGGCTGTTCACTGTAAAGTGGGAAAGAAGTGGAGGAAAGAATCGCGTCATTCCTCTGCCACTCAGATGCAGTCACTAGAAACGTTTTTAACTCATTATTGACTGGGGGATTTTTGCAGGAACTAACACCTGTGGCTGGCAATTTGCTATGTAAGTGATCCTGAAACTTTTCCAGTCAGTAACATTTGAGTAGCGAAGGATGTGTTAATACATCTCTGGCCTGTCTGGGCTGCAGCTCAGTGCAGAGAGACGACTCAGCTCCGTCTGACCCTGCAGCTCAGCTGTTGCCAGGACTTGTCTCTTCATAAACTTAAAGGTGAAGTTTGTTTATAGGTACATTAAGTATGTTTATAGGTACTAAAGGGATTATGTTTGTAACTGAACATTGTTGCtgtagttcagtcgctaagtcatgcctgactcttgtgaccccatggactgtagcccaccaggctcctctgtccatgggatttcccagacaagagtactggagtggattgccatctccttctccaggtgatcttcccaaccccagggatcaaacctgcgtctcctgtgttggcaggcggcttctttagccctgagccaccagggaagccgtgtaACTGAATGTTGGGGAGAGAGAATCATTTGCCATCACGGTGATTTTCAGTGATCCCCACACCCATTTGGGCACGCTGTTTCTGTACGTTTCTCACGCCCAGGCAGAGTTTACTGGTCTGCTGTGATCTGGTCTGCTTTGGTTAGCTCTGCTTTTCTCTGGCCTGGCTTGCCCTGGTCTAGTCTGGTTTGCTTTGACTTCGTTTGCTCTAGTCTGGTCTGGTTTGTGTAGCCTGGGCTCATTTGGTCTGGTCCGCACCTGGCACGGAGGTTGCCCTGCACAGCCTGTTGGACACTGACCTTCACCCCCTACCTCGTGGACTTTGCCACGACCCCTCTGAGCAAGGCGGGGGCTGTGCCTCCCCGCTCCTGGGGGGCTCACGCCCGGCACCAGCCAGCTCTTCCGCCCGCAGCTGCACCACCTTGTGAGCGACGACGTCTGTCTAAAGGTGGTGGAGCTCTACCTGAACGAGAAGAAGCGGGGCGCCGCGGGCGGGAACCTGTCCTCCCGCTGTGTCCGTGCCGCCCGGGAGACCAGCTACCAGTGGAAGGCCGAACGGTGCATGGCCGACGAGAACTGCTTCAAGGTGAGCAGCCAGCCCGGCTCAGCCCCACACGAGGCCGGCCGGCGGGAGAGCGCGCCCCCCACAGGAGCCCAGCGCCCTGTGCGGCTTTCGCAGGACCTCTGGGTGTGGCCCCAGCCCCGGAGGCCCCACAGGGCTGGTGAGGTGGGCACCCAGCAGTGGTCCCTCAGGGAAGGCTGAGGCTTGGAGGCTGGGGAAGCGAGGGGCATTGATGACCTTTCGACCTCATCCTGTGCCAGCCTGGGCTGTTCTCGCAGCTTCAGGCTGTTTGTCCCCCGCCCTCCCCCAGGTGATGTTCCTCCAGCGCAAAGGGCAAGTAATCATGACCATTGAGCTCCTGGACACCGAGGAAGCCCAGACGGAGGACCCTGTGGAGGTCCAGGTGAGGACTGCGGCCCTGCACTCTGAGCCCTGCGCACACCTTGGGAGCTAAGGGCAGCCACAGGCAGCATCCGTCTTGTGGCTCCCACCCCAGGAGCCTGTGCACACGCGGGCCACGCACAGGCCACAGAACGTCCACAGGGTGCCTCTGTGCCGACGGAGCCCCAAGAGGAGGCGGGCTCTCTAGGTGTTCCCTCAGAGCCCAGGGCTATGTCCCAGGCAGGAGGGTCACGTGGGAGCCCATCTGGCCTCTACCAAAACCCTGGCTCCTCCCGCCTCCTGCCGGTGCCCGGCCATCGCCACGGTACCCACGGCCAGCCCAGTCACTCAGACCCTGTGGTGTGTGACTGCTGCACACCTGGTGCCTGAAGCTCAGAGCTCTGGGTGTCCCGCATCACCAGGAGAAAGCGCTCCTGGCCCACACTGACACGCACCTTCCCCTTGCTGTCCTTGAGCCGGGAAACAGGGCCTGGAAGCCTCCAGCTGCCTTCACAGAGCTGGGGACGCCGCCCACCACAGCCACCAGAGCACCCCTCCGCGTCCTTCACGGGACACACTTTCCATAACAAGCGAGGGTGGGGGCCTGCACACTCTTTCCCTTTTGGACATTTCCAGCAAATGTGCATTTGTTAAGTTTGAGTCTGGAACAGCCTCCTGCTTTAACAGGGTGGTGAGCAATTGAGGCGTCCCTTGGGTGCTGCAGGCTGTGCCCGTCCTGGACCTAGTGCCCCTGTGAGCCCTGCCGTCTGCTCACCCCCGACTCCTACCTGTCTCTCCCTCTTCCATCCTGCTGCTTGTGTCCCGCTCTCCCTTCCCGTCCACCCATCCCCCGACCCCGCTCTCTCCATGTCAGGGGCCTCCCGTTCCCCGTGTGAACTTACCACATGGCAGGTACAGTGAAGCAGTTGTACAGCAGGGATTTATTCACTTAAGCGTGAAGCTCCATAAACCATCTGAACCTCGGCCTGGGTGTACCTGCCCCACCGCAGCTGAGCCCTGGGCACTGCCACCTTCTGGTCTCCAGCACACATCCGGGTCCGCCTGGAGCTTTGGGAGGGATGCAGATGAAGGGCCCCGGAGCCACTGACGCCATGGGCCGtctccctctgtccctccagCACCTGGCTCGGTACGTGGAGCAGTACGTGGGAGCGGAGGGCGCCTCCAGCTCGCCCACCGAGGGCTTCCTCCTGAAGCCCGTGTTCCTGCAGAGGTGAGAGGGCCCGGGCCCCGGGGGCCTCTCCCACGGTCACCAGCGCCCAGCGGCCTGGGTTTGAGTTCACGGGAGCCAAGGGGTCGGGTGGGGGTTTCTGTTGCCTCGGTTTACATTTCTCCAGCCCTGGAGGTCAGGCGTCCTCCCGCTGTCTCTGGATTGTGGGGACCTCCTAGCCTGCGGgtcctcctcttgcccccaggaACCTCAAGAAGTTCCGCCGCTGGCAGTGTGAGCAGGTGCGTGCGCTCCGCGGCGAGGCCAAGAGCTCCTGGAGGCGGCTGGTCGGGGTGGAAAGCGCCTGCAACGTGGACTGCCGCTTCAAGCTCAGCACCCACAAGATGCTGTTCATCGTGAACTCCGAGGACTACATGTACCGCCGAGGGACGCTGTGCCGGGCCAAGCAGGTGTCCTTCTCTGCCCGAGCCCCGGGAACCTGGGGCCTGCCCACAGCTGTTTGGGGGTATCTGGGCCCCTGAGATCCAGCCCATGGCCCTTTGGGGTGCCTAGGCCCCCAAGTTGCACTCCATGGCACTCTGGGGTGCCTGGGCCCCTGAGATCTAAGCCATGGCTTTCTAGGGTGTGTGGGCCCTTGAGGTCTGAGCCATGGCCCTCTGGGGTGTGTGGGCCCCTGAGGTCTGAGCCATGGCCCTCTGGGGTGTGGGGGCCCCTGAGGTCTGACCACGGCCCTCTGGGGTGTGTGGGCCCCTGAGGTCTGACCACGGCCCTCTGGGGTGTGTGAGCCCCTGAGGTCTGAGCCATGGCCCTCTGGGGTGTGTGGGCCCCTGAGGTCTGACCACGGCCCTCTGGGGTGTGTGGGCCCCTGAGGTCTGAGCCATGGCCCTCTGGGGTGTGTGGGCCCCTGAGGTCTGACCACGGCCCTCTGGGGTGTGTGGGCCCCTGAGGTCTGAGCCATGGCCCTCTGGGGTGTGTGGGCCCCTGAGGTCTGAGCCATGGCCCTCTGGGGTGTGTGGGCCCCTGAGGTCTGAGCCATGGCCCTCTGGGGTGTGTGGGCCCCTGAGGTCTGACCACGGCCCTCTGGGGTGTGTGGGCCCCTGAGGTCTGAGCCATGGCCCTCTGGGGTGTGTGGGCCCCTGAGGTCTGAGCCATGGCCCTCTGGGGTGTGTGGGCCCCTGAGGTCTGACCACGGCCCTCTGGGGTGTGTGCTTGGCCCTGGGGCGCCTGGGCCGTCCTCATCgctgcccccccaccccggcAGGTGCAGCCCCTGGTCCTTCTGCGCCACCACCAGCACTTTGCGGAGTGGCACAGCCGCTGGCTGGAGGACAACGTGACAGTGGAGGCAGCCAGTCTGGTGCAGGACTGGCTGATGGGGGAGGACGACGAGGACATGGTGCCCTGCAAGACGCTCTGCGAGACGGTGCGCGTGCACGGGCTGCCCGTGAACCGCTACCGCGTGCAGTACAGCCGCCGCCCGGCCTCGCCCTGACGCCCCCGCGCGGGCACTCGGCAGCGCACCGCAGAGTGCGCGCTTCCTGGGCCTGCACGCCCCTTGGGCGTTCTCATGAACAACGTGAGGGGCGCAGAGCGTCCCCCAGCCTTGCTGCTATGGGCTGAGCTCCGGAGAAGGGCGGGTGGCGGCAGCTCTTGGCCCCACGCTGTCATCCCTCTTGGCTTCCCCACTTCCTTTGGGCCCGTCCTGTGCCAAACCTGCCCTCCCTCGCACTTGAACTCCAGGGGTTTGGTCCCCGCTGGCGCGGGGAGGATCAGTGCACTGGCCAAGGCACAAGTGAGCACGTTCACACGCCTGCGGGCCACTCCTGTCATGCGTGCCAAACCCCCAGGCCTGGGGCCGCAGTCCTTTTCTGCACGTGGTGAAAGTCGGCAAAGAGCCGCGCCAGGCCTCACGTTTGGGAGGGAGCAGCCTTTGAGAACCCCTGGGCACCTGAGGAGTCAGGCCTGGGTGGACTTGCTTGAAAAGCGTGTCCTTCCCGAGGGGTTGTGAGAGCTTCTAGAAACATTCCCCAAGCTGGACACCTGCACTGACGGCTTTGAAAATGAGATGAGCCCTCTCAGCTCTTGGGGTCCCCTTGGATGCCCAGATGTGGAGTTGGGTGGGCGGTGCCAGGACTGCCCGGAAGACCCTCCTCTGGGAAAGAGGCTCAAACCCTGTATTGATCCAACAGCTGCGCTCTGTGCCCTATGGGGAGGGGCCTCCCTGGCGCGTCCGCTGAGCTCGAGTGCCCCCTCCCTGGGAGGGCCTGGGGTGCACTTGTGTACCGAAGATGGACATTCTAgaagtatatatatgcacacacctATTTATTCCTCTATGCTCATAGTGGTTGTAACTTCTACAGCGGCCAAGTGCCACAGCTTCTCTGGGGGTAACTGCCTGCCTTGTTGAATTCCGCCCACCCACCCCAGCGCCTCCATTCCTGCAGCCGCCACCCTGGAGTGGGCACAGGTGTGGGGCGGAGGGCTGTCTGTGCCAAGAATGCCAAGTAGTTCGGGCCAGGGACCAGCCCTTTGAACCATGAGACAGCTCTGGCCAGGCCCCTGGCATCATCAGACACGGGTGGGCTCCCCCGACACACGAGCCCGGTAGCACCCCTGTGCAGCCGCCGCCTCCAGCCGCAGCACTCGCCTTCCTGCAGCTGAGCTGTGCCAGACCCAAGGTTCCGGAAATTCTAGAAGTTACCTGTGGAACTCTAGGTTTGCGAGGCCTTAGACTCCAGCCCCGGGCAATTTCCAGGCCAACCCGTCCTGCCCGGGTGTCTCCTCACCCGTGTTTTCTCAAGTGTAATTCACGCACTTTGTACTCATCCTTGTTTTATAAGAAGGACATCCACCAGAATTCCTGACCCAGACCCTCCCAGCAGCCGTCCTCCTCAGGAGCCCGCAGCCCCCCACCTGTAGCTGCACCCAGGCCTGGGGTGCAGGCCAGACCCCACCGAGCCCCTGCCCTGCATGCTTCTAGGGAGCATCTCTTCCGTTTTTGAAGAAATTTATGTTCTGGGGCTTGTACTTCCTTTGCAGCTGTTTTGaatgtagttttccttttctatttatttgcacaTTAAAGTTAAAAACTAAATACCTAAAGCTGTGAGGTTCAGTCAGTCATTTCCTGTGAGCACATCTTGGGGTGACCTCTTGCTGCCAGGGGAGCTGATCTGACCGCAGGGCGTGCGCCTGGGTTTGTTCCCTTAGGGTGTAGCCCTGTCTGCGGAGTATTTTCTAGAATATTCATTCCCACCTCAGTTTTCACATGGTAGGAGTGAGACGTCTCCTCTGAGTGTGGTACATGGGGAACATAATTTGAAGACTGCAGTGTTTGCTGTGAACCTTctgcacccacccacccacccacttgGGACACCAGGTCCAGAAGCCCCAGGTGGGAGGGGCTGCAGGTCTCCCCCTGCTCCGGCCCTTCAAAGCCACCCTCCCTGCTTCTACAGCTGCCCCCCCCGGCCCACCCTTCCTCTCACTCACCTGTCCCCGAAACATCCCCACGACCCCCTTCTGCTGAGGGGAGGTGAGGCTGAAGGACAAGGAATTGAGGACTAGCTGCTGGCTGAGGTCTGTTTGCCACTCTTCTCACCGTTGTAGTAAAGTACCTGTGCCACAATGTATCACGtgaccattttaagtgtacagttcagtggtaaaaagtccacacacactgggaattccctggatcccagtggttaggactccaccctCTCACTGAGGTGCACGTGCAGTTTTGAtctctgggaactaagatcctgcaagccctgTGGCTTGGCAAGGAATGAAGGAaccgagggagggagggaagaaagcacATCCATGTGGCTGTAGAACCGTGCCCACCGACCATCTCCAGAATTTCCTCATCTTCCCACACTGAAATCCTGTCCTCAGTTACACACTCACTCCCCATCCACCCTCTCCCAGCCCTGGTACCCAACTAGTCTAGTCTTCTGTGTCTCTGAATGTGGCCACTAAGGACTtgatataagtggaatcatatactttggccaggcttcccaggtggcactattggtaaagaacctgcctgccaatgccggagacctaagagatgcaggtttgatccctgggtcgggaagatcccctggagaagggcttggtaacccactctaggattcttgcttgggaaatcccacggacagaaaggagcctggtgggctacaggccacggggtcacaaagaatcagacacgactgaagcgacttagcacacacgcacgcatactttgaccacctgatgcaaagagctgattcattggaaaagaccctgatgctgggaaagattgagggtgggaggaaaaggggacgacagaggatgagatggttggatgatgtcaTCAACTctacatgagtttgggcaaactccgggacataatgaaggacagggatgcctggcgatctgcagtccgtgggatcagagtcaaacatgactgagtgaccgaacatcAGCAATATGCAACATTTGTCCTTTGgtgactggcttacttcactcagcacaGTGTCTTTGAATGaagcccatccatgttgtagcctgtgtcagaatttccttccttttacagCCACTACTATGCCTTTTTTTAAGCATAAAATTTTAAgcataaaaattaagtttttatgGGAAGTGATGCACAGTGCACAAAGTTCCAATAGTACAAAAAAGCACACAGAGAAAAGCAGGCCCCCAAGTCTCTCTGAAGGCAGCCGGCCCCCAGCATCCCCCAGGGGGTGCCTCCACGTGGCTTGTCGTTTTTCTGGGACAGCCGCCCTGAACCATCACATACTGTGTTTGGGGGCCCTCTCCTGTGGGACAGGGCTGTTTCCATGGTGActagtgggggagggggagttaTTTATGGGCACCTCCTACACCCGCCCCCACTGCTGGAAATTTCCCGGCACAGACGTCTTCCTGCGCGTGTGTATCTGCCATAAATTTCTAGACACGGAACTCCTGAGTCAAGCCACCCTCCTCAGGGCAGGGAAGAGCTGCCCCTGCCGCCCCCAGCTTCCCCTGAGCAGGCTTCCTGCTCTCTCCTGAAGGGGCGGCAGGGGGTCCCCGTCCCCACTTTCCTGTGCGGTGAGAGTGTCCCCATCATCACTGGTCACGTGTGCTGTGAGACGCAGGCATGGGGCTGAATGTGTTACTGGTGTTGGAGGAAACTGCTCAGAAATGAGGGAGAGGCTCCTGGCTGTGACCCCTGCTCCCGCTGAAGCTCCCCAAGCCTCAGTATCTGCCCCCCCaaccctggggctgggggcaAGGACCTCGGCATCTCAGCCTCCAGCTGAACTGACTCTATCATGGACTGCTTGGTCATTTCCTGGCTGGTCCCCGTGTCCCCAGCTGTGTGGCTAGATTAGGGCTTGCCATACCCGGACACCGTCTCATCCAATCCCCTCTCCAACCCCGAGTTCTTCTTTCCTCCCCACGGTTCCCACAGGATGCCCCTGCTCCCCGACCTTGCCCCACCACTGTGGCCCAGCCCTGACCACACAGAAACCAAGAACCCCTAGGGCGGGTCCGCCCCAGGGTAGGATGGGATAGCTCCTTCTGACGTCTGGAGGGGGATCTCATTCAGGAGAGAGGAGCACCTTCCCCTCTGGGTGGGACATGGAGAGGTCTCTGGGGTGAAGGCCTGAAGGAAAGGGGGCTCGGGGTGCTCTCTGGCCTAGCTGGCTGTCTCCCTCCAGCTCAGGCACGGCCGTAGCCCCTGGTCACACCTGGGACCCCAGGTGGAGGGTGGGCCCAGGACAGGAAAAGAAGGGGCTTTGAGAAGAGGAAGCAGTTCCCTCCCAGAGATAGCCGCTGCTGGGCTCCCCTAAGACCCCCAGGACAGTACGTGGTCAGCACTGGGGGCTCTGGCTGAAGACCAAAACCTCCTCAATCCTCAGCAGACCCCAGGCTCACCAGGCTTTCTGCTCTCTCCATCTTCCTCTGCATCTACCTGAGGGCTTGTGTTGCGTTAAGCAGCATGACGTCCGGCAGCCCCCACAGAGGGCCAGGGGCATTTACGGGGGGTCCACTCCCCTCTTCTGACCTCTGACCTGGTGTCCTGCCTGCCAGAGCCGGGGGTGTGGATTTGGGAGGAGAGGGCTTCAGGAGGGGCCAAGAGCTCTTGACTGGGGGGTAGGGATGTCGTGCAGAGGGCTGGTTCCAAGAAAGGGAGGGACGTGGTTCCAGAGGGCTGGAACCGAGATGTGACTGGCCAGCAAGAAGTGGCCACTTGGCCCCCGGGGGCTTCCTGGGCTGGGCCGGGGCTGGAGGTTCCATCTCACTGGCTGAGCACCTAGAGCCAGAGTGACCCCAGCTGCCCGATCTCCTTAGGCCAGGCCTGGGGCCGCCCACCCACTCGTGAGGACAGGGGCTGGCTTATCTCACACGGCCCTGTTAACTCCTCCGCGGGCACTCAGGAAGTTGGGGTGGGGTCCAGCCAGGCAGGAAGACCGAGGTCAGCCGGCCACAGCCCAGAGCAGCGAGCACCCAGCTCCACCAACATGTGGGTACTCTTGCTGCTGTGGCCTCTGGCCCTGGGGTTCAGTCTGGGTGACACCCTGACCCCCATCGGCTTTGAGGACACGGGGAGCGCAGCAGAAGGCGATGGTGAGTGACCTTGGGCCCTGCCTTGGAACTGAGAGGGAGGTCGCCCAGAGCCAGCAAAGACAGCGaactgggggtgtgggggggggtcttccagcccagcctggaGTCCACAGGGGCTGGGGTTGTCTGTGTCCAGCTCTGTCCCGGGGGCTCCTGAGAACTGGGGCCCACTccagtttctcaggaggtagcACCATCCAGTCGGGAAACCAGATGAGGGATCGGTGGGTGGGGGTTAGGGGTGGTGATGCTTCTATCCCCTTCCCTCTGGATCGCTCTCCCCACAGACATCACACAGAGGCCCCACCCCCGCAGCTTCCCCGGCCAGCCCTGTGCCAATGACAGCAACACCCTGGAGCTCCCTCCCAACTCTCGGGCCCTGCTGCTGGGCTGGGTGCCCACGAGGCTGGTGCCTGCGCTCTATGGGCTGGCCCTGGCAGTGGGGCTGCCTGCCAACAGCCTGGCGCTGTGGGTGCTGGCCACGCAGGTGCCCCGACTGCCCTCCACCATGCTGCTGATGAACCTGGCGGCCGCTGACCTGCTGCTGGCGCTGGCGCTGCCGCCACGGATTGCCTACCACCTGCGGGGCCAGCGCTGGCCCTTCGGCGAGGCCGCCTGCCGCCTGGACACGGCCGCACTCTACGGCCACCTGTACGGCTCCCTGTTGCTGCTGGCCGCTGTCAGCCTGGACCGATACCTAGCCGTGGTGCACCCGCTGCGGGCCCGCACCCTGCGAGGCCAGCGCCTGGCCAGCGGGCTCTGCGTCACAGCCTGGCTGGCGGCGGCTGCCCTGGCGATGCCCCTGGCGCTGCAGCAGCAGACCTTCCGGCTGTCACACTCTGACCACGTGCTATGTCACGACGTGCTGCCCACCGGTGCCCAGGCCTCCTACTGGCGGCCCGCCTTCATCTGCCTGGCGGGGTTCGGCTGCTTCCTGCCGCTGCTGGCCATGGTGCTGAGCTACGGGGCCACTCTACGCACGCTGGCGGCTGGGGGCCGGCGGTACGGCCACGCGCTGCGGCTGACCGCGCTGGTGCTGGTCTCCGCCGTGGCCCTCTTCGCGCCCAGCAACGTGCTGCTGCTGTTGCACTTCTCAAACCCTGGCCCTGACGCCTGGGGGGACCTGTACGCCGCCTACGTGCCCAGCCTGGCGCTCAGCACCCTCAACAGCTGTGTGGACCCCTTCATCTATTACTTCGTGTCTGCCGAGTTCAGGAGCAAGGTGCAGGAGGGGTTGCTCCGCCGGGGACCTGGCACGGCCACGGCCTCCAGGGAGGGCGGCAGCCGGGCGACGGGGACCCGGTCCTCCTCGCTCATGTGACAGGCCCTTCACAGGCTGGATGAACAGGAAGGGAGTCATTCTGGGTTGAATAGGGTCCCCTCCAGATTCACATCCACTGGGAACCTCCCAAGTTGagcttatttggaaacagggtctttgcaggtATGATTAGCTAGAATGAGGTCACACTGGAGTacagggtgggccctaaatccaatgtgactggtgtccttacaagaaaAGGATGCAGAGACATACAGAGAAAGCCACTTGACAGTGGGGGCAGAGGTGGGGTGACGTGGCCGCAAGCCACAGACTGCTGGCAGCGACTAGAAGCAGCCAGGGGAGCAGCCTGGGGCAGTCTCCCTCGGAGCCCCCAGAGGGAGCAACGCTGCCtacaccttaatcttggacttctagcctccagaactgccaGAGAATAAACTTCTGATGTTTGAAGCCACCTGGTTTGTGGTACTCAGTTATGGAAGCCCCAGGAAAAGATGGGGATTCAATGTAGTTTTCTGGGTCTGATCAGCTCCCTTGTGACTGAGTCCAAGGTAGGGATGCTGCCTTAAGACCTGCTGTAGGATCCCACCCAAGAGGAGGCTTGGGCCCCTGACACCCCCGGGGGCCAAAGCGGCTGGGAGCCCTGTTGGCTGTCCTTCTCATCCCCAGAAGCCAGGCTCCAGCTTTGGGATGGGCTTTATGGCTCTGAGGCTCCCACCTCAGTCCCCCAAAGCCTGGTGCAACCCATCTTGGGAGCTATGGAGTTCAGCCTCCTGCTGTGACCTTGGTTACCAGACATCACCTCCTGCTCCTCACCTGTGGTCTGATTCCTCTCTGTCAGCTCCCCAGTGGAGCGGGTGGGTGGGCAATAGGAGTAAGATTTAGGGTGTGCACCCAGGCTCAGGGGGCTGCAGCTCTGcaaaccccacccccagccacttGAAGGCTGCTTTGAATCGAGTTGGGGGACACCACATGTGGAGGGGCGACCGCagccccagacacacacacacatacataacctGCTGCTTCCCACCCAGGCGGGCAGTGCGGGGCACGGTGTCGGGAGCCACTGAGGCATCAGCTGTGGGGGTAAGCAAGCCATCCCCAGAAGCAGAGGGAATGGGCACCATTTCTGGGCTCCCCATTGAGTTCCTGTCTCAGGTCTGGGGAAGAGTGACCAgccccaggacacacacacacacatgctcacccACGTAAGAGGGAGCCTGCGGCCGTGTGAGTAATGTCAATGAAGCATATTGTGTCACTAACCTGGTGTGAGGAGGTACTGGAGCATCCCAAGATGTTACCATTGGGGAAGTTGGGTGAAAGGGTACGTGAGACCTCCCTCTGTtgttatgttgctgttgtttagtcgctcagtcgtatcccactctttgccaccccatggactgtagcccgccaggcttctctgtccatgggatttcccagacaagaatcctggagagggttgtcatgtccttctccaggg is drawn from Bos mutus isolate GX-2022 chromosome 7, NWIPB_WYAK_1.1, whole genome shotgun sequence and contains these coding sequences:
- the F2RL3 gene encoding proteinase-activated receptor 4, with protein sequence MWVLLLLWPLALGFSLGDTLTPIGFEDTGSAAEGDDITQRPHPRSFPGQPCANDSNTLELPPNSRALLLGWVPTRLVPALYGLALAVGLPANSLALWVLATQVPRLPSTMLLMNLAAADLLLALALPPRIAYHLRGQRWPFGEAACRLDTAALYGHLYGSLLLLAAVSLDRYLAVVHPLRARTLRGQRLASGLCVTAWLAAAALAMPLALQQQTFRLSHSDHVLCHDVLPTGAQASYWRPAFICLAGFGCFLPLLAMVLSYGATLRTLAAGGRRYGHALRLTALVLVSAVALFAPSNVLLLLHFSNPGPDAWGDLYAAYVPSLALSTLNSCVDPFIYYFVSAEFRSKVQEGLLRRGPGTATASREGGSRATGTRSSSLM